A DNA window from Arachis duranensis cultivar V14167 chromosome 3, aradu.V14167.gnm2.J7QH, whole genome shotgun sequence contains the following coding sequences:
- the LOC107479616 gene encoding uncharacterized protein LOC107479616, with the protein MTGLLKKHGIIHKVVTTYHPQTNGQAEVSNKEIKCILEKIVKPHRKDWSIRIADVLWAYLTSYKTPIGMSPFRLVYGKAGHLPVEEKVKAVHDKNIKRREFRAGDQVLLYNSRLRLMPGKLRSRWDRPYMVEKVELYGIVHLNHPLSPTFFKVNGHRLKLYHGVKMKNNKELEIFLLKDPAQEED; encoded by the exons ATGACAGGTTTACTGAAGAAACATGGAATCATTCACAAGGTGGTGACGACTTATCATCCCCAAACCAATGGTCAAGCTGAGGTGTCTAATAAGGAGATCAAGTGCATACTAGAGAAGATCGTGAAGCCTCATCGAAAGGATTGGAGTATTAGAATTGCAGATGTGCTATGGGCTTATCTTACTTCGTATAAGACACCCATCGGCATGAGTCCGTTCCGCCTAGTCTACGGAAAGGCTGGTCATCTTCCGGTTGAG GAAAAGGTGAAGGCAGTGCATGACAAGAACATCAAGCGAAGAGAGTTTAGAGCTGGGGATCAAGTCCTTCTCTATAACTCAAGGCTGAGGTTAATGCCAGGCAAGCTGCGGTCAAGGTGGGATAGACCTTACATGGTAGAGAAGGTGGAACTGTATGGCATTGTCCACCTGAATCACCCCTTAAGCCCTACCTTCTTCAAAGTAAATGGACATCGCTTGAAGCTGTATCATGGTGTGAAGATGAAGAACAACAAGGAGCTAGAGATCTTCCTTTTGAAGGATCCAGCACAGGAAGAGGACTGA